The Aphis gossypii isolate Hap1 chromosome 3, ASM2018417v2, whole genome shotgun sequence genome includes a region encoding these proteins:
- the LOC114132204 gene encoding uncharacterized protein LOC114132204 encodes MDFNSKSLSAQFDKAVSFISGSNLSDVDIQLKLYGFYKQALEGPCTQPKPPIYDLKGRKKWYAWSEMGAMTKEEAMTSYINLVTSINPNLETEKTGWVTVSTFANDEKPLPENEKTISDWVKDGDLNKIQTFIGDVNVNDCMGMAPIHWASDRGDLDILKLLVENHSADVNFQDNTGQTALHYAVSCGYEEICKYLISKGARINIQDEDGITALEMCTDEKLKSLLSIN; translated from the coding sequence atggattttaattctaaaagttTATCTGCTCAGTTTGATAAAGCTGTCTCATTTATTTCTGGATCTAATTTATCTGATGTTGACATACAGCTTAAATTGTATGGATTTTATAAGCAAGCATTAGAAGGTCCATGTACTCAACCTAAACCTCCGATATATGACCTAAAAGGCCGTAAAAAATGGTATGCCTGGTCTGAAATGGGTGCAATGACTAAAGAAGAAGCTATGACATCATACATAAATTTAGTAACGTCTATTAATCCAAACTTAGAAACAGAAAAAACTGGATGGGTAACAGTTAGTACATTTGCCAATGATGAAAAACCACTGccagaaaatgaaaaaaccaTTAGTGACTGGGTTAAAGATGGAgacttaaacaaaatacaaactttTATAGGTGATGTAAATGTTAATGATTGTATGGGAATGGCACCAATCCATTGGGCTTCAGATCGTGGAGATTTAGACATATTGAAACTTTTGGTAGAAAATCATTCAGCTGATGTTAATTTTCAAGACAATACAGGCCAAACAGCTTTACACTATGCTGTTTCTTGTGGTTATGAAGagatttgcaaatatttaattagtaagggtgcaagaataaatattcaagatGAGGATGGAATTACTGCATTAGAAATGTGTAcagatgaaaaattaaaatcactattatcaataaattaa